DNA from Fundulus heteroclitus isolate FHET01 chromosome 17, MU-UCD_Fhet_4.1, whole genome shotgun sequence:
caaaaaaaaaaaaaaaaaacagaggttggACTCTGCAAGCTAACATCAGTGCATCTAGCAGGGATCCTGATGCTGTTGATTAGATGCAGAAAGAGAAGTCAACAGTAACGTGGGATAAGATGAACAGAGGCCAGACTGGTGGTTAAAGGATCAGGATGTTGCAGATGAAAGGGCTGGAAGCACCGAACCAATAGAGCAAAGATGAACCCAAGACCTGctggagagttttttttaaagtgagctGATATCTTAATTCTAAAGTAGGCTAtcacaattatttttaaatgaagactGCTATTTTCTAAATGGATGCTGTTGTGGAAGCAACAGTGGCTCTTCACAACTTCTAGAGGGGGAACTACACAGGAGAAAGTCCCATCCCACCTGAAGAACATGACAGCCCTGCACTGCAATGGGAGAGCAGGCGCCAACAACACCACCCAAGAGGCCGTAGCTGTACGGGAGGCCTTCAACAGCTACCTCAACTCCTCCATTAGTGCCCTGGCAATACAATACTGGCCCACCTGCCATCTCCACAACCTTCTACTACTCTTCCTCATCACCATAAAACAAAGGCTCTTTTAAGAGCCACTCATTTACTCTTTGAAGGGGTGATTTCTATAAATTTTCCATCATTCTTTTTCTGCTGTCACATACCTGCCCAATTCAATTGTGATTCCATCTATAAGATGTGTACTATAGAAAATAACCTTAAATAGTAAAAGATGTGATAAGTATGTTTCTGACTTCAGACATTTACAGACATTGCACTGTGGCTGaatttttgttttccatttatgTCACCTATTATAGCCATTAATTTACTTCATCCAAGTACCAATTAAAGAATAATGTTAAGAACTAATCCTTAGCATATACCCTACATTCCCAATCAtaataaaaggtttattttccatgtcttggaaaataaaattcaaaaatgtaaaataagatGAGAAGATGAAGGACAGACACGAGGGTGAAGAAGATTGCTGGAGAAATGCTTGGAAACTGCATTCAAACCTGGATCTGCCaacagaaaacaatgaaaatttgaaagtgaATAGAAACAATCTTTATTGGCCCACAGTGAGGAAATCTGTCTCAGAAGCAGTAActtgaaatgcaaaaatatagGTCCGCACAAAAGGTAAAAAGTATGAACCAAAAGAATAAGACATAAAATTGtaatataagaaaaataaatactgcccagttgtttgttaaaaaaagcaaaaacaaataataaaagaatgaccagaaccagcagacatgTAAACACTAATTATGTTTGCTGGAAGAAGTGTTGGGtttaaagtctaacagctgctgggaggaaaataacagaattcataaaaagataaaattttatataattattttattattctaaCTATAAAGACATGTTACATAGaaataacttcctgaatgtctAATGCCCTTTAAATTATTGcatattgtcattttattttgaagatccCATCCTCTAGTGAACGGAAATGATTACGCCAGTAAGAAAACTTGATTACACTATTCTGATTGGACGATGTTCCGTCTGCTGAATTTGGACCAATCAGTGAACAGATGATCGCTATAAATGTCTGTATCCAACGAGATGCCGACATTCTTCTCTCAGAAAGAATTACCAAGTAGTAAACATGTCTGGACGCGGAAAGACCGGAGGCAAGGCTAGAGCCAAGGCCAAGACTCGCTCTTCCAGAGCAGGTCTGCAGTTCCCCGTGGGCCGTGTCCACAGGCTGCTGAGGAAAGGCAACTACGCTGAACGCGTGGGTGCCGGAGCCCCAGTGTACCTGGCCGCCGTGCTGGAGTACCTGACGGCTGAGATCCTGGAGCTGGCTGGCAACGCTGCCCGCGACAACAAGAAGACCAGGATCATCCCCCGTCACCTGCAGCTGGCTGTGCGCAACGACGAGGAGCTCAACAAGCTGCTCGGAGGAGTCACCATCGCTCAGGGAGGCGTTCTGCCCAACATCCAGGCTGTGCTGCTACCCAAGAAGACCGAGAAGCCCGCCAAGGCCAAGTAAACCTGCCTGGAAACCACAAACCCAACGGCTCTTTTAAGAGCCACCCACATCTGTCTAAAGAGCATTTTCCCATTACATGAataagtttagttttatttaagttaTCAGTAAGATTAATTGCTGAGTAAAGATTACTACCATAATTATGATTTAGGAGTACAGGGCACTTCCCCTTTCAGCTATTGATTGCCAATTTGCTTTGCAATATTCAGAAAAAGGGATCTTAGAAGCATCTTTAACCAGTAGCTAAAACAATACGACCACCATTCACACCAAATGCTGTTGAACTAAAATTACATGGTTGGATTATACTGtcaagaaatgcaaaaaaaaaaaaaagatgatgtaTGAAGGTCAcccaaaagcaaaagaaatgtcAATTGCTTATCAAGCAAACTTATTTATAACTTGTTTCTCAGCTTCTGTCACAGCACTAGACCTGTGGTCTGTAACACGACTAACAAATCAAATATTAAAGGACCTACAGCAGATTACATGTGCAAAGGGAACATATTTGGCtaaagtcatatttttaaaattcctGTTTATCTTTTGGTTCCTGAACTTCTATAAACACAAAAGACACAATCGTGCCGACCGTTTTTATCTGAGACATTGTTATTCCTACACTTTCTTCCAATTTGGTTTGTGGTGAAGAATCacgtattttattttaaaatattgttcaaTAAGCGGAAGTGTGTTGGACTCGTGGTTGGAAACTAGATGCGGAAGTCAAAAGTTATGGGGTTCCATTTGTGCCAGAAATATGTTTATGCGTCTTCTGACGTGTTCATGTGTCCATGTATGTGTCTATGTAAGGTGTATATGTATCCTGCTTATGTAATGGAAGCTgcataaattatgtttatgcgTCTTCTGACGTGTTCATGTGTCCATGTATGTGTCTATGTAAGGTGTATATGTATTGTGTTTATGTAATGGAAGCTgcataaattatgtttatgcgTCTTCTGACGTGTTCATGTGTCCATGTATGTGTCTATGTAAGGTGTGTATGTATTGTGTTTATGTAATGGAAGCTGCTTATGTCGTGTCTATGTGCTGTGAGCATATGTATTGTGTCTACATGAGGGATCAAGTGCATGGCATTTCTTCACTTTATGTTGTTTGACCTTGTTGTTGAACCTTTAATCACGTGATCTCGGTTTGCTGTCGTTTTCCCGTCATCTCCCTGTGCTGTTATACCTGTCGtctcctctgctgtttttaccTGTCGTCTCCTCTGCTGTTGCAACCTGTCGTCTTCACTGCTGTTACAACCTGTCGTTACAACCTGTCCTCCCCGTTATCGGGCCGTGTTGTCACCTGACGTCGTCATGCACTGCTTTTACACTGTTGGGTGGGTTCCTGCTGCCGTTTGCCTGTGCGGttacctttattttattcctctttatttttaatctttaatgtcACAACAGTAATAACTCCCTGATTGTTCCCAATAAGCTCCGGCAAACACCTTGGTTCTTCACTTACTGATCGGTGCGGTCACGATAAACCTACGTACACACCACTTCCGGTTCAAttgaaatttcaaaataagagtctttgACACAAACGCCTCCTTTTGCTTCAAAGTTGAGCTTCAGTGCTATTAAAATGAGCGCAACCAAATTTGTAATTTCTAAATTTCTCATCTTTTCATATTTACAATTCAAACCTGTGATGATGCTTAAATATACAGTGGACAGAAAATATCATTATAAGAAATATTGTCCCTCTGGGTGAAAAAATTCTCTGGATTTTAACCCACCCCCTTTAAAGGGAGCAGTAGGTTGCACATGTATCCacttaggcaaggcaaggcaaatttatttatatagcacaattcagtacaaagacaatgcaaagtgctttacatgattaaaatatagcaaaataaaagcaagtaggaataaaatgtaaatagaaaataaaataaaagcaagtagggatgtagaaacaaagaagaatattaaaaacagtagaacagtttaatagAACAgccaaaggcaattttaaacaaatgtgtttttaatcttgatttaaaagaactcaggctttcagcacttttacagttttctgaaagtttgttccagataagtagagccgtccgtccgtccgtcttcttccgcttatccggggtcgggtcgcgggggcagcagcttcagtagggaggcccagacgtccctctccccagccacttgggccagctcctcaggaggaaccccaaggcgctcccaggccagccgggagacatagtccctccagcgtgtcctgggtcttcccctgggcctcctcccggtgggacgtgcccggaacacctcaccagggaggcgtccaggaggcatcctgaccagatgcccgagccacctcaactggctcctctcgacgtggaggagcagcggctctactctgagtcctccccggatgactgagctcctcaccctatctctaagggagagtccagacacactacggagaaaactcatttcagccgcttgtatccgggatctcgttctttcggtcacgacccaaagctcgtgaccatagatgagggtaggaacgtagatcgaccggtaaatcgagagcttcgccttttggctcagctctctcttcaccacaacggatcagtacagcacccgcttcacagcagacgctgcaccaatccgcctgtcgatctcccgctccatcctcccctcattcgtgaacaagaccccaagatacccCAAGATAAgtagagcataggaactaaatgctgcttctccgtgtttagttctggttctaggtatgctgagtaggctggagccagaagacctgagtggtctggagggttgatacactgataacaagtctgtaatgtatttaggtgctaagccattcagggatttatagactaacagaaggattttgaagtctattctctgagatacagggagccagtggaaggactttagaactggggttatgtgctttactttcttagtcttagtgaggacacgggcagcagcattctggatcagctgcagctgtctgatccactttttaggcaaacctgggaaaacaccgttgcagtaatcaattctactaaacaTAAACTCatgaattagtttttccagatccttctgagacattagtcctttaatcctggaaatgttcctcaggtgatagaaagccaaccttgcAATTGTCTTTAGGTGGGGCACTTAGAGGGCACGAAGAGAGATATAAAACCAGCAACCCACTGGTTACAGGATGAAGTCCAACCTCTTGAGGCACTGATGCTCCCAAACCatgctttaatgtatttaattttaaattgtatatattttatcgcccaaccctgggtctttatgcatggagtttgcatgttctcccagtgcatgcgtgggttctctccgggtactccgacttcctcccacagtccaaaaaacatgactgttaggttaattggtctctctaaattgttctgtgagtgtgtgcatgaatggttgtttgtcctgtttgtctctgtgttgccctacgacagactggcgacctgtccagggtgtaccccgccacTCGtccagtgaacactggagataggcatcagcaacccccacgaccccatgagagattaagcgggtcagaaaatggatagatggatgaatattttatcgctgaaaaaaaaatagagagttTGAACAACCCATGCTTAGACTCCACCATACTTAGTAAAACGCTACCCTTACTTTCAGGAAGAAAACACAACCTAAAGAAACCTCCAGTATTTCCAATAAATACATTCAGAAAACTCCTACATAACAGCTTATTATATGATAAACCCATAGAAGAGGTAATAGGTGAGTAGCTCTGCAGGAAATGAGCACCAcagaaacaagttttatttaaaagattaaatacaATCACATCTGACATTGGCTCGAGGTATTTGTTGAGATCTGTGTTTGCTATAAATGTAGTTGTTTTTGGAATGAACTTGCGCGTCCTAATTCACACTAATTTCcggttggtggcggtaatgtaCTAAGCTGTTCATTTGCAACCGCCATGAAAACATCAAGACAACGAAGAAGAGGACCCATAACAtattttagaattatttagaatgtaataaatatactCAAGAAAGAGAGATGTTGTGTAGAGAATTAggcaggaataaaaataaattagaaacaaGGGAATTGTTTGAGAGGTCATCTGGGGATGTAGCTTTTGGgagtatttttagttttctaagaAGAACGGGTGTTTAGAGAGAATCTAATAGATTGTCTGATCCATACTCcattctggaaggtggcggtaatgcacctataagttgtttgccaaccgccattaaaaaaagagaagaagaagaagaagaagaagaagaagacccaCACAACGGCACATGGTGGTGAAAAAGCCGTGCTCGCTATTCCGAGGAGACCAGCTGTTCAACAGACTTCATCTTCGCAGCAGAGGAAGGTCAGACCAAAAGTTGGGTATGAAAAACACGAATAACTTTCTagacaattattttatttgatgatTAAAGGTgatgtaaatatttgttttaattcacgTCGTATAAAAAAGCCGAATTACCAGTTAGCTTAGGCAGTTACAAAAAACAAGGatacataaatgtatttaaaaagttgtggctaaaattataacttttttattttattcgttttttttttttgcttactgAAAGCACGATAGGAGTATGGTTTGCAGTAGTATGGCGTTGTACAGACATGTTTTTGAAGGGTGTTGCTAACTGGCTAGAGCAGGATGTATCGGGTGGCATATTAAGACTTGTGCTGCTTTTCCGGGCTTAGTCACTATTTGTAAAATTCAATGGCATAGCACAATCTTTATCGGCTTCGAGGTACTGTGGCTGGAGTGGTTGTCTTATCAATTTCTCACATGCCAATCACTGCGACACGCTCGCGCTCTCTACCTGATATTATGTACCATCGGCTTCTTTGCGCAtgcgcaaacagaataacttccaggTCGCCGTTGAATGTGCTTTATTAGTTTGAAAAGGACCAGAAAGTATTCCCATCATTTCCTACAGAATTCTATTGTCCCCAGAGAGCTCACAGTCTGCGCACAGCACGCCCAATTATGTGGGAGCTGTaactttgtgttttgtgtttgtttgtgtgtgtgtgtgtttttttttttttttttttttttttttttttttttttcagtagagCACACAGAGAACCGACTTCTGCGCTGAGACCTcagcagggcaaaaacaaaacaaagcgccAATCTCCACCTAGTGGTCGGAGGCATTGACGCACTATACTTGACTGGAGCCTTCACACTCCAGCCCGGGGGgtgaatttttaatgtcataattttaacattacaCTAGGTTAGtgttcacatttattttcattttggtttagtAAAGTATTATTGAATTAAACagaaatagcagctgtagatatTCTCAGGTGTCTATATTTTCaaccctggatctgtttgggttttctgctccacagcatgtttgtgaaaacaaatgtCTCAACATTCAGGGAGAGGCTTTGGTCCTTAAGGCCGCCATTAACTCCTTTTACTTTATCAATTTGCAGTTAATTGTTAATACAATGATACTAGTATCAATATAATGCATAACTACACAGTCATCAAATTCAgttaacagctaaaaaaatgtttttaataccagAGATTTAATTTGAGATCAAATTGAAAATAATCTATTCTAAATCCTGAGAATTGGAATCAAAtttattcttgaaatttgaatcaACCTTCCCTACTGACTTCCAAAGAGCCCATAATGTTTTGGATAGATCTCAATCAGGCTTGCACATCTTTCATAAAGCAGGCCTGCTTCATGATCGTCATGATATCAACACCATGCTTTGGTTAAGCAGTAAACAACTTATAACTCATTCAGAAGTGTTTATGAATTAAGAGTGGgcaagaaaaactgtttcttgccaaatagtgaACCTAATTAGTTCAACTATGTAATCATTCCAGAATtgcttatattaaacatttcagactaagATACTGCCTTGTAAGTAAAACCAGTCagttttgtctatttttaagtCATGCTAAATCTTATTTGTGTGCAACTTTCTCTGCCAGGGAGTAACAAGAGGAGGGTGGAaacccagatgatgatgatctTCTGGAATGACTGGCTGATGGAGGCGGATGGTATGTCATAACTACTGTATGAAAGACTTAAAGGAGCTTTAAGTAACTTAATggttaaaacccaaacaacacATACACTATGCCTTTCACGGAGACTAGCCATTAACTCAACAGTTGATTGGTGCTGTAAAactgcactgaatttttacttccacaataCAGGTATaagatgttttattctgttctaaatctggtctgcttcttttgctggtttccatgtttgcaggctgctgctctttcgccaagataaaataccaaatgctgcgcacTATTTTGGGAATTCTCaaatgattggctcaggaaccaggaagtaagtACAAGCTACagtctgaaccaaagtagttctggatCGTACCTCAaggtttgaaaagagaaaaaatttacaaagacattgatggagaggacctatcatttatagggaatgttacttccatcccggatgacaaatgagaatgatttatttatttaactgtaaatGTCTTACTAATAGTTATATACGTTGCGTTTTGCATTACAGTGtatctcccttgaaaaagaaggcgattattcacaggaagctggctccctggtttaatttagaccTGCGTtctttttggggaaaaaatgttaggaaattgaAGAGAAAATGGAGCTCTACACACCATGAGGAATCCTACCTGATCtagaaaaacagtctactgttgtataaacaGACCCTTCActgagttagagcagcatatttttaatcattaattgaggggattaaaaaataatcctagatttgtCTTCATTAAAGTTGCCAAATTTACGGAGTCATAGCTCTgtcaatccatccattcccttagctcttagcagtaatcaCTTTATGGGATTTGTAGTGGCTAAATGTCCTTGCTTAAAATGTTgaccatttctttcttttggtgAATGCAAATAACCACTCAGTCAGACGGAATGAACGAGTCTACGCGTGTTAAAGTTTGAACGACGGTAGAAAACAGTGTGTTCGCCCCGTCTTTATTTTCAGTAAGCCAAAcacacatcagtttttttttttttttttttattccagagaCGCGCGAGCTTCGCAACGTCATCACTCAGCGTCAGTTCCTATCGGCTATCTATTCAAGataattttaatcattaaaCTTAATGCATATTAAACTAAAGGGAAATTATAAACATAATAAATCAGTAATAGTTATAATGCAATTCTAAATATTCTATGATATGTAAATACTAAACATatccaaaataataactaaatatGAGCGTAAATTACTGAGAAGAAAAATGGCACCAACAGGATTCttcattaataaaattgattccattaaaaataaaataattggcatcctcccaaacatgatcaCCTCgacctcagtaagtgaggcagcgtttgaggaatctttagaacctgcgtggtgtttgaactgtttagaattttagcttcatctaaacctacCTGTACAGTGcagaccaaaagtttggacacaccttctcattcaaagagttgtctttattttcatgactatggAAATTGAAGATTCACATTAAAGGCATCAAAACTACGAATTAACACATGTAGAAAtatatacttaacaaaaaagtgtgaaacagaaaatatgctttttatttttatcttattcagtaagaagatttgttcaggccatatTATtatgaagtttagtttactttgaaaggtttatctcagataactcaatccagctatactaatcataaacaggtgtgttcgaagaacccaattagctggatcatgattagccggatgaaatcatcttggatgtgtcatttgatctcggatgttttaagcaacgtacgaagaacggacccctggtctctAATCTAAGCTGCTGTTAACCTGCGATTTCTGAGGCTGGTGACTCGGATGAACTTATCCTCCACAGCAGAGGTGACTCTTGGTCTTCCTTTCCTGGGGCGCTCCTCATGTGAGCCAGT
Protein-coding regions in this window:
- the LOC105916184 gene encoding histone H2A-like, whose translation is MSGRGKTGGKARAKAKTRSSRAGLQFPVGRVHRLLRKGNYAERVGAGAPVYLAAVLEYLTAEILELAGNAARDNKKTRIIPRHLQLAVRNDEELNKLLGGVTIAQGGVLPNIQAVLLPKKTEKPAKAK